In Drosophila yakuba strain Tai18E2 chromosome X, Prin_Dyak_Tai18E2_2.1, whole genome shotgun sequence, a single genomic region encodes these proteins:
- the LOC120322011 gene encoding uncharacterized protein LOC120322011: MRKVCAIFCNLALLSGVPLSICQLLGLQSVVFGLRSSVSWSLWSPVPGHSHYRCMCREVTPHGCVRSSLFLVRAKIQQLQKLKLLPLAVVAVVVVVATHRNIERKLSDMKIVKIK, encoded by the coding sequence ATGCGGAAAGTCTGTGCAATTTTCTGCAACCTGGCGCTTTTGTCTGGAGTCCCATTGTCAATATGCCAGCTATTGGGTCTCCAGTCGGTGGTCTTCGGTCTTCGGTCTTCGGTCTCCTGGAGTCTCTGGTCTCCGGTCCCTGGTCATTCACATTATCGTTGCATGTGCCGAGAGGTAACCCCGCATGGGTGTGTTCGTTCATCTTTATTTCTTGTGCGTGCAAAAATTCAACAATTGCAGAAATTGAAACTTTTGCCTCTTGccgttgttgccgttgttgtcgttgttgccACACACAGAAACATTGAAAGAAAACTTTCAGACATGAAAatcgtaaaaataaaatga